One Streptomyces fagopyri DNA window includes the following coding sequences:
- a CDS encoding tetratricopeptide repeat protein yields MRDSHRAEAERLLARAVEEEVRRSGGRTDGTVLLSRARAELDTLGRAAAEEYGAYTRALDAADAGRLTFAQRYARDGAGTPLLVAVVAAVAACAADLALGTGTGTAVGAGATVAVVAAAATVLKVTAAHVPAASRRAGALGLPGGAEQLRLQWLTALEVRGIRPFLDQQRVVSASAGAKQGAPQLRRTDKSAAARRRSVLEQSFGQLPEPAGPFAGRRTELARVAQWVHAARAGTESKPTVVVLHGAPGSGRSALAIRAAHSLRDQFRGACVVDLRGDSTEEPPLTTRDALLHLLNRLGAPREQLLFRERSSPDQQVRRLSELYHQHLTGLPVTIVLDDASDAEQVRTLVPERSESLVLVTARTALDLPADLPARVHQLPVEALDAAGGEELLNAAAQDASDPYDAEASDRVRELCGGLPLALRLAGSSLGPRTSRRLAADLGAYGPVEPVERALWLRYTDQTDAARRLLRRLALAGRASLGTAAAASLLATDEPEATRHLTALARAGLIDHVRGSRYRLHDLVRAFAQARLLDEEEPAERTAAQERLIVNYAELADSVIRLVDGKTSTRADQFGPQGFTSLDAALRWLDDESSFITAALRHAEGVDQAAVLHLLGALCDYCLLRGDLYRLGEISELTQAVDQGLLVRSVQWRTGIAARQLGELDKAHTTLSSVVNLYFEAHHDAGAARALCSLGITLHHQGNLTEAAARLQEAMDLQVSPDLAADRAWTMHALAAVERDRGRIATALALLTEALVLHHEGESVHGEAWAHFQLGQLGLRMGDVPRAERELRAALDLYGRTRDARGEAWALTQLARARLVDGDPSTAVTGLRQATSRHRENEDARGEAWTVYYLGQALEETGDLDRAVRELERSRSMFSRMRDVYGLACARHHSARVTRDQRAAQTGSLRNSGFARQLLVDARADFQRIGVAHGEAWTCLELAVVDAGNARTPQALALCDEAAGLFASYGDRRGEDWARFLRCTLLPYASAGGLEVGSAVALEELAQLSRSGHPLRDGKLDDYVEAYQLLLERGVDLDAGWQAWRLRMVPNRHAREVMGVTVGTAP; encoded by the coding sequence ATGCGGGACAGCCATCGGGCGGAGGCCGAACGGCTGCTGGCCCGGGCCGTCGAGGAAGAGGTACGGCGCTCGGGCGGACGTACGGACGGGACCGTGCTTCTGTCACGGGCCCGCGCCGAACTCGACACCCTCGGCCGGGCCGCCGCCGAGGAGTACGGCGCCTACACCCGCGCCCTCGACGCGGCGGACGCCGGCCGGCTGACGTTCGCACAGCGCTACGCCCGGGACGGTGCCGGAACTCCGTTGCTGGTGGCGGTCGTTGCCGCCGTCGCCGCCTGCGCGGCGGACCTGGCGCTGGGCACCGGCACGGGCACGGCGGTCGGCGCGGGAGCGACGGTCGCGGTGGTGGCCGCCGCGGCCACCGTGCTCAAGGTGACGGCCGCCCACGTGCCGGCCGCGAGCCGCCGGGCCGGAGCGCTGGGCCTGCCCGGCGGTGCCGAGCAGCTGCGCCTCCAGTGGCTGACCGCCTTGGAGGTCCGCGGCATCCGGCCCTTCCTCGACCAGCAGCGGGTGGTCAGCGCCTCCGCGGGCGCGAAGCAGGGCGCGCCGCAGCTGCGCCGCACCGACAAGAGCGCGGCCGCACGCCGCCGCAGCGTCCTCGAGCAGTCGTTCGGGCAGCTGCCCGAACCCGCCGGTCCGTTCGCGGGGCGCCGGACCGAACTGGCACGGGTCGCCCAGTGGGTGCACGCGGCACGCGCCGGCACCGAGTCGAAACCGACGGTGGTGGTGCTGCACGGCGCGCCCGGCTCCGGCCGCAGCGCCCTCGCGATCCGGGCGGCGCACAGCCTGCGGGACCAGTTCCGGGGCGCGTGCGTGGTCGACCTGCGCGGCGACAGCACCGAGGAACCGCCCCTGACCACCCGCGACGCCCTCCTCCACCTCCTCAACCGGCTTGGCGCACCCCGCGAGCAGCTCCTCTTCCGCGAGCGTTCCTCACCCGACCAGCAGGTCAGACGGCTCAGCGAGCTGTACCACCAGCATCTGACGGGTCTGCCGGTCACGATCGTGCTCGACGACGCCTCGGACGCCGAGCAGGTGCGCACCCTGGTCCCGGAACGCTCGGAGAGCCTGGTCCTGGTCACCGCCCGCACCGCGCTCGACCTGCCCGCCGACCTCCCCGCCCGGGTGCACCAGCTCCCGGTCGAGGCGCTCGACGCGGCGGGCGGCGAGGAACTGCTGAACGCGGCGGCCCAGGACGCGTCGGACCCCTACGACGCCGAGGCCTCCGACCGGGTGCGGGAGTTGTGCGGCGGCCTCCCGCTGGCCCTGCGCCTCGCGGGTTCCTCGCTCGGCCCCCGCACCTCACGCCGACTCGCCGCCGACCTCGGGGCGTACGGTCCCGTGGAGCCGGTCGAACGGGCGCTGTGGCTGCGCTACACGGACCAGACCGACGCGGCACGGCGGCTGCTGCGCCGGCTGGCCCTCGCCGGCCGGGCCTCGCTGGGCACCGCGGCGGCGGCATCCCTGCTGGCGACGGACGAACCGGAAGCGACCCGGCACCTGACGGCACTGGCGCGGGCGGGCCTGATCGACCACGTCCGCGGCAGCCGCTACCGCCTGCACGACCTCGTCCGGGCCTTCGCCCAGGCCCGGCTGCTGGACGAGGAGGAACCCGCCGAGCGGACGGCGGCGCAGGAACGCCTGATCGTGAACTACGCGGAGCTGGCGGACTCGGTGATCCGGCTGGTCGACGGCAAGACGTCCACCCGGGCCGACCAGTTCGGCCCGCAGGGCTTCACCTCCCTCGACGCGGCCCTGCGCTGGCTGGACGACGAGTCCAGTTTCATCACGGCGGCGCTGCGGCACGCGGAGGGCGTGGACCAGGCGGCCGTGCTGCACCTTCTGGGCGCCCTGTGCGACTACTGCCTGCTGCGCGGCGACCTCTACCGCCTGGGCGAGATCAGCGAGCTGACGCAGGCCGTCGACCAGGGACTGCTGGTCCGCTCCGTCCAGTGGCGCACCGGCATCGCGGCCCGCCAGCTCGGTGAGCTGGACAAGGCCCACACCACCCTGTCGTCCGTGGTGAACCTCTACTTCGAGGCGCATCACGACGCGGGCGCGGCCCGCGCCCTGTGCTCGCTCGGCATCACCCTGCACCACCAGGGCAACCTCACCGAGGCGGCGGCCAGGCTCCAGGAGGCCATGGACCTGCAGGTCTCCCCCGACCTCGCGGCGGACCGCGCCTGGACGATGCACGCGCTGGCCGCGGTGGAACGCGACCGCGGCCGGATCGCCACGGCGCTGGCCCTGCTCACCGAGGCCCTGGTCCTGCACCACGAGGGCGAGTCCGTGCACGGCGAGGCCTGGGCCCACTTCCAGCTCGGCCAGCTGGGCCTGCGCATGGGCGACGTGCCGCGCGCGGAGCGGGAGCTGCGCGCGGCCCTCGATCTGTACGGGCGGACCCGCGACGCCCGCGGCGAGGCCTGGGCCCTGACGCAGCTGGCCCGCGCCCGTCTCGTCGACGGCGACCCGTCCACCGCGGTCACGGGCCTGCGCCAGGCGACCTCCCGGCACCGGGAGAACGAGGACGCGCGCGGGGAGGCCTGGACGGTGTACTACCTGGGCCAGGCCCTGGAGGAGACCGGCGACCTGGACCGCGCGGTCCGTGAGCTGGAGCGCTCCCGCTCGATGTTCTCCCGGATGCGGGACGTCTACGGGCTCGCGTGCGCACGCCACCACTCGGCCCGCGTCACCCGTGACCAGCGCGCCGCGCAGACCGGCTCGCTGCGCAACTCGGGCTTCGCCCGCCAGCTGCTGGTGGACGCGCGGGCCGACTTCCAGCGGATCGGCGTGGCGCACGGTGAGGCGTGGACGTGCCTGGAACTGGCGGTGGTCGACGCCGGCAACGCCCGTACGCCACAGGCCCTCGCGCTGTGCGACGAGGCGGCCGGGCTGTTCGCCTCGTACGGCGACCGGCGGGGCGAGGACTGGGCGAGGTTCCTGAGGTGCACCCTGCTGCCGTACGCGTCCGCGGGCGGCCTGGAAGTGGGCAGCGCCGTCGCCCTGGAGGAACTGGCCCAGCTCTCCCGCTCCGGCCACCCCTTGCGCGACGGAAAGCTCGACGACTACGTCGAGGCGTACCAGCTCCTGCTCGAACGCGGGGTCGACCTGGACGCGGGCTGGCAGGCCTGGCGCCTGCGGATGGTGCCCAACCGGCATGCCCGGGAGGTCATGGGGGTGACGGTCGGGACGGCTCCTTAG
- a CDS encoding glycosyltransferase, translating to MAAFTLWWQMHAWRTPEVLASTRFGRPDGGDRLAFSLLLPARHEQAVLDHTVQRLLESSHTDFEIIVIVGHDDPETTEVARRAAARDARVRVVVDRHQRKNKPKAMNTALPHCRGDVVGVFDAEDQVHPELLAHVDHAFRATGADVVQGGVQLINFNSSWYSLRNCLEYFFWFRSRLHLHAQKGFIPLGGNTVFVRTDVLREAGGWDPDCLAEDCDLGVRLSSVGKKVVVAYDCDMVTREETPGSLMSLLKQRTRWNQGFLQVYRKKDWRQLPGFGQRLLARYTLMTPYLQALSGVVIPLNVAVALFLDVPVGIAFTTFLPAVTALVTFVFELVGLHDFGRQYGLRVRFVHYLKLVAGGPFYQVLLAGAAVRAVWREQRGRDDWELTRHVGAHLMEAEAVR from the coding sequence ATGGCCGCCTTCACCCTGTGGTGGCAGATGCACGCGTGGCGTACGCCCGAGGTGCTGGCTTCCACCCGCTTCGGCAGACCGGACGGCGGTGACCGGCTCGCCTTCTCGCTGCTCCTGCCGGCCCGCCACGAACAGGCCGTGCTCGACCACACCGTCCAGCGGCTGCTGGAGTCGAGTCACACGGACTTCGAGATCATCGTGATCGTCGGACACGACGATCCCGAGACCACGGAGGTCGCCCGGCGGGCCGCCGCGCGTGACGCACGGGTGCGGGTCGTCGTCGACCGGCACCAGCGGAAGAACAAGCCGAAGGCCATGAACACGGCGCTGCCGCACTGCCGCGGCGACGTCGTGGGAGTCTTCGACGCCGAGGACCAGGTGCATCCGGAGCTGCTCGCCCACGTCGACCACGCGTTTCGCGCGACGGGCGCGGACGTCGTCCAGGGCGGGGTCCAGCTCATCAACTTCAACTCCAGCTGGTACAGCCTGCGCAACTGCCTGGAGTACTTCTTCTGGTTCCGCTCACGGCTCCACCTGCACGCGCAGAAAGGTTTCATCCCACTCGGCGGCAACACCGTGTTCGTCCGGACGGACGTGCTGCGGGAGGCCGGCGGCTGGGATCCCGACTGCCTCGCCGAGGACTGCGACCTGGGGGTCCGCCTGTCCAGCGTCGGCAAGAAGGTCGTCGTCGCCTACGACTGCGACATGGTCACCCGGGAGGAGACCCCCGGCAGCCTGATGTCGCTGCTCAAGCAGCGCACCCGCTGGAACCAGGGCTTCCTCCAGGTCTACCGCAAGAAGGACTGGAGGCAACTGCCGGGATTCGGGCAGCGGTTGCTGGCCCGCTACACGCTCATGACGCCGTATCTCCAGGCGCTCTCCGGTGTGGTCATCCCGCTCAACGTGGCCGTCGCCCTGTTCCTCGATGTGCCCGTCGGCATCGCCTTCACCACCTTCCTGCCGGCCGTGACCGCCCTGGTCACCTTCGTCTTCGAACTCGTCGGGCTGCACGACTTCGGCAGGCAGTACGGACTCCGCGTCCGCTTCGTGCACTACCTCAAGCTCGTCGCGGGCGGCCCCTTCTATCAGGTGCTTCTCGCCGGTGCGGCCGTCCGGGCCGTGTGGCGTGAGCAAAGGGGACGCGACGACTGGGAGTTGACCCGTCACGTCGGCGCGCACCTCATGGAAGCCGAAGCGGTCCGCTAG
- a CDS encoding glycosyltransferase: MSSFESTVPGELGEPAVGAAEVPEPGAVTIVVPTFNEAGNVRELLRRITESVPARLPCEVVFVDDSTDDTPGVITRAAPDCSFPVTVLHREQPVGGLGGAVVEGLRAATSDWIVVMDGDLQHPPSLVPELVAAGERSGAGLVVASRYTKGGSRAGLAGGYRIAVSRGATWLTKTLFPRRLHGISDPMSGFFAIRRSAVTAGVLQPLGYKILLELAVRSRPRQVTEVPFVFQDRFAGESKSTAREGFRFLRHLAGLRTASPLARMIVFGLIGATGFLPNLLGLYALTAAGLHYLPAEILANQFGVAWNFLLIEHLLFRERRRHRGRWDRVGRFALLANADLVLRIPLIALFVHHFAMSALSATALALVTTFVLRFAGTEALVYLPRRGREAPGESGGGSRAARRAA, from the coding sequence ATGAGCAGCTTCGAGAGTACGGTCCCCGGTGAGCTGGGCGAGCCGGCGGTGGGCGCCGCGGAGGTTCCCGAACCGGGTGCGGTCACCATCGTCGTACCGACCTTCAACGAGGCCGGCAACGTCCGCGAACTGCTGCGCCGGATCACCGAGTCGGTACCGGCCCGGCTGCCCTGCGAGGTGGTCTTCGTGGACGACTCCACCGACGACACCCCCGGGGTGATCACCCGGGCCGCGCCGGACTGCTCGTTCCCGGTGACCGTCCTGCACCGCGAACAGCCCGTCGGGGGCCTCGGCGGCGCGGTCGTCGAAGGACTGCGGGCGGCGACCTCGGACTGGATCGTCGTCATGGACGGCGACCTCCAGCACCCGCCGTCCCTGGTACCGGAACTGGTGGCCGCCGGAGAGCGGTCCGGCGCCGGCCTCGTCGTCGCCAGCCGCTACACCAAGGGCGGCAGCCGCGCGGGACTCGCCGGCGGCTACCGCATCGCCGTCTCACGCGGCGCGACCTGGCTGACCAAGACCCTCTTCCCACGCCGGCTGCACGGCATCAGCGACCCGATGAGCGGCTTCTTCGCGATCCGCCGCAGCGCGGTCACCGCCGGCGTCCTCCAGCCACTCGGCTACAAGATCCTGCTCGAACTCGCCGTCCGCAGCCGCCCCCGCCAGGTCACCGAGGTGCCCTTCGTCTTCCAGGACCGGTTCGCGGGCGAGTCCAAGTCGACCGCGCGGGAGGGATTCCGTTTCCTGCGCCACCTCGCCGGGCTGCGCACCGCCTCACCGCTCGCCCGGATGATCGTCTTCGGCCTGATCGGCGCCACCGGCTTCCTGCCCAACCTGCTCGGCCTGTACGCGCTCACCGCCGCCGGCCTGCACTACCTGCCGGCGGAGATCCTCGCCAACCAGTTCGGCGTCGCCTGGAACTTCCTGCTCATCGAGCACCTGCTGTTCCGCGAACGCCGCAGGCACCGGGGCCGGTGGGACCGCGTGGGCCGCTTCGCCCTGCTCGCCAACGCCGATCTGGTCCTGCGCATCCCCCTGATCGCCCTGTTCGTCCACCACTTCGCGATGAGCGCGCTGTCTGCCACCGCCCTGGCCCTGGTGACGACCTTCGTCCTGCGCTTCGCCGGCACCGAGGCGCTGGTCTACCTGCCGCGCCGCGGCCGCGAGGCCCCGGGCGAGAGCGGCGGCGGCAGCCGCGCGGCGAGGAGAGCCGCGTGA
- the mca gene encoding mycothiol conjugate amidase Mca, whose amino-acid sequence MAVHAHPDDESSKGAATMAKYVSEGVDVLVVTCTGGERGSILNPKLQGDKYIEEHIHEVRKKEMDEAREILGVKQEWLGFVDSGLPEGDPLPPLPEGCFALEDVDKAAGELVRQIRSFRPQVITTYDENGGYPHPDHIMTHKISMVAFEGASDTEKYPESEYGTAFQPQKLYYNQGFNRPRTEALHNALLDRGLESPYGDWLKRWSEFERTERTLTTHVPCAEFFEIRDKALIAHATQIDPDGGWFKVPMEIQKEVWPTEEYELATSLVDTSLPEDDLFAGIRDNA is encoded by the coding sequence ATGGCCGTGCACGCCCACCCCGACGACGAGTCGAGCAAGGGCGCGGCCACCATGGCGAAGTACGTGTCCGAGGGGGTGGACGTGCTGGTCGTGACCTGCACGGGCGGGGAGCGCGGCTCCATCCTCAACCCCAAGCTCCAGGGCGACAAGTACATCGAGGAGCACATCCACGAGGTACGCAAGAAGGAGATGGACGAGGCCCGCGAGATCCTCGGCGTCAAGCAGGAGTGGCTCGGCTTCGTCGACTCGGGCCTGCCCGAGGGCGACCCGCTGCCGCCGCTGCCCGAGGGCTGTTTCGCGCTCGAGGACGTGGACAAGGCGGCCGGTGAGCTGGTCAGGCAGATCCGCTCGTTCCGTCCCCAGGTGATCACCACCTATGACGAGAACGGCGGCTATCCGCACCCCGACCACATCATGACCCACAAGATCTCGATGGTGGCCTTCGAGGGCGCGTCGGACACCGAGAAGTACCCGGAGTCCGAGTACGGCACGGCCTTCCAGCCGCAGAAGCTCTACTACAACCAGGGCTTCAACCGTCCGCGCACCGAGGCGCTGCACAACGCGCTGCTGGACCGCGGCCTGGAGTCGCCGTACGGGGACTGGCTGAAGCGCTGGAGCGAGTTCGAGCGCACCGAGCGCACGCTGACCACGCATGTTCCGTGTGCCGAGTTCTTCGAGATCCGGGACAAGGCGCTGATCGCGCACGCCACCCAGATCGACCCCGACGGCGGCTGGTTCAAGGTCCCCATGGAGATCCAGAAGGAGGTCTGGCCGACCGAGGAGTACGAGCTCGCGACGTCCCTCGTCGATACCTCCCTCCCCGAGGACGACCTCTTTGCGGGCATCCGCGACAATGCCTGA
- a CDS encoding thioredoxin domain-containing protein, translating to MNRLAHETSPYLLQHADNPVDWWPWSAEAFDEARERGVPVLLSVGYSSCHWCHVMAHESFEDETTAAYLNEHFVSVKVDREERPDVDAVYMEAVQAATGQGGWPMTVFLTPEAEPFYFGTYFPPAPRHGMPGFRQILEGVHGAWTERREEVAEVAEKIVRDLGGREMSFGDDRVPGEEELAGALLGLTREYDASRGGFGGAPKFPPSMVVEFLLRHHARTGSEGALQMARDTCERMARGGIYDQLGGGFARYSVDREWVVPHFEKMLYDNALLCRVYAHLWRATGSELARRVALETADFMVRELRTAEGGFASALDADSDDGSGRHVEGAYYVWTPAQLREVLGDDAELAAEYFGVTAEGSFEEGSSVLQLPQQEGVFDAEKVAGARRLLLAARSERPAPGRDDKVVAAWNGLAVAALAETGAYFDRPDLVDAAIGAADLLVRLHMDDRARLTRTSRDGRAGANAGVLEDYADVAEGFLALASVTGEGVWLEFAGFLLDHVLAQFTDPASGALYDTAADAERLIRRPQDPTDNATPSGWSAAAGALLSYASQTGSEPHRVAAERALGVVKALGPRAPRFVGWGLAVAEALLDGPREVAVVGPAGHTMTRALHRTALLGTAPGAVVAVGAAESDELPLLAGRPLVEGEPAAYVCRNFTCDAPTTDPERLRTALSS from the coding sequence GTGAACCGACTGGCCCATGAGACGTCCCCGTATCTGCTGCAGCACGCCGACAATCCCGTCGACTGGTGGCCGTGGTCGGCCGAGGCCTTCGACGAGGCACGCGAGCGGGGCGTCCCGGTCCTGCTGAGTGTCGGCTACAGCAGTTGTCACTGGTGTCATGTCATGGCTCACGAGTCCTTCGAGGACGAGACGACGGCCGCGTATCTGAACGAGCACTTCGTGAGCGTCAAGGTGGACCGCGAGGAGCGCCCGGACGTCGACGCGGTCTACATGGAGGCCGTGCAGGCGGCGACCGGCCAGGGCGGCTGGCCGATGACGGTCTTCCTGACACCCGAGGCGGAGCCCTTCTACTTCGGGACCTACTTCCCGCCCGCCCCCCGCCACGGCATGCCGGGCTTCCGCCAGATCCTGGAGGGCGTGCACGGCGCCTGGACCGAGCGGCGCGAGGAGGTCGCCGAGGTCGCGGAGAAGATCGTGCGGGACCTCGGCGGGCGCGAGATGAGCTTCGGGGACGACCGGGTGCCCGGCGAGGAGGAGCTGGCCGGGGCCCTGCTCGGGCTCACCCGGGAGTACGACGCGAGCCGCGGCGGTTTCGGCGGCGCGCCCAAGTTCCCGCCGTCCATGGTCGTGGAGTTCCTGCTCCGCCACCACGCCCGCACCGGCTCCGAGGGCGCCCTCCAGATGGCGCGGGACACCTGTGAGCGGATGGCGCGCGGCGGTATCTACGACCAGCTCGGCGGGGGGTTCGCCCGGTACTCCGTCGACCGTGAGTGGGTGGTCCCGCACTTCGAGAAGATGCTGTACGACAACGCGCTGCTCTGCCGTGTCTACGCGCACCTCTGGCGCGCCACCGGCTCCGAGCTCGCCCGCCGTGTCGCGCTGGAGACCGCCGACTTCATGGTGCGTGAACTGCGCACCGCCGAGGGCGGGTTCGCTTCCGCGCTCGACGCCGACAGCGACGACGGGAGCGGCCGGCACGTCGAGGGCGCGTACTACGTGTGGACGCCCGCGCAGCTGCGCGAGGTCCTGGGGGACGACGCCGAACTCGCCGCCGAGTACTTCGGGGTGACCGCGGAGGGCAGCTTCGAGGAGGGTTCCTCGGTGCTGCAACTTCCGCAGCAGGAAGGCGTGTTCGACGCCGAGAAGGTGGCCGGCGCGCGCCGTCTGCTGTTGGCCGCCCGGTCGGAGCGTCCGGCGCCCGGCCGTGACGACAAGGTCGTGGCCGCGTGGAACGGGCTCGCCGTCGCCGCGCTCGCCGAGACCGGCGCGTACTTCGACCGCCCCGACCTGGTGGACGCCGCGATCGGCGCCGCGGACCTCCTCGTGCGTCTGCACATGGACGACCGGGCGCGGCTGACCCGTACCAGCCGGGACGGGCGTGCCGGTGCGAACGCCGGGGTGCTGGAGGACTACGCCGACGTCGCGGAGGGCTTCCTCGCGCTGGCCTCGGTGACCGGTGAGGGCGTCTGGCTGGAGTTCGCCGGGTTCCTCCTCGACCACGTGCTCGCGCAGTTCACCGATCCCGCGTCGGGCGCCCTGTACGACACCGCGGCCGACGCGGAGCGGCTCATCCGCCGCCCCCAGGACCCGACCGACAACGCCACGCCCTCCGGTTGGAGCGCGGCGGCCGGCGCCCTGCTGTCGTACGCCTCGCAGACCGGTTCCGAGCCGCATCGTGTCGCCGCGGAGCGGGCGTTGGGGGTCGTGAAGGCGCTCGGGCCGCGTGCTCCGCGCTTCGTCGGCTGGGGACTCGCGGTCGCCGAGGCGCTGCTCGACGGGCCGCGCGAGGTCGCGGTCGTGGGACCGGCCGGCCACACCATGACCCGGGCGCTGCACCGGACGGCGCTGCTGGGCACCGCGCCGGGGGCCGTCGTCGCCGTGGGCGCTGCGGAGAGTGACGAGCTTCCGCTGCTCGCCGGCCGCCCGCTGGTGGAGGGGGAGCCCGCCGCGTACGTCTGCCGTAACTTCACCTGTGACGCTCCGACAACCGATCCCGAGCGTCTGCGCACCGCTCTGAGCAGCTGA
- a CDS encoding ArnT family glycosyltransferase has protein sequence MTSTLPAATTPTVPAQQRPSGPGNAPGLPPLRRLRTSRADLALCGALLLAIIVVQGWNIADYPTLSDDEGTYLAQAWAVQQGKGLAPYTYWYDHPPLGWIQLAALTWIPAHLDPSLMTVGPMRMAMPAVTAVSAVLLYVLARRLSLPRWAAGLAMVLFGLSPLSVVLQREIFLDNIAVMWTLLAFCLAASPSRHLWHHFGAGVAAAAAVLTKETMLVVLPALLVTMWRHGHRDTRKFALTGAVTACALLGLFYPLFALLKGELLPGAGHVSLWEGITYQMSRPGSGFVLDPGSGSYGVLHSWLYYDRVLILGGLAGALLLLATWRWSVTARALAGPALTVAILALVALRPSGYLPAMYVIQALPFLALVLAGGSASVLHAVLRRRRGTAEKPALTWGRRVTATALVAVAAGFVLPRWYDGDRTAVTTDANVPYRAAASWLRTEVPDPAGTRVLVDDALWLDLVHDGYRPGLGVIWFYKADLDPAVTATMPGGWKDVDYVVASPTVRRDAVDLPDVRAAIEHSTPVATFGTGEDRIEIRRVTVSTTTSSTGGSR, from the coding sequence GTGACCTCCACTCTTCCCGCGGCGACCACTCCCACGGTCCCCGCGCAACAACGGCCCTCCGGGCCCGGGAACGCCCCCGGCCTCCCCCCGCTCCGGCGGCTGCGCACCTCGCGCGCCGACCTCGCCCTGTGCGGTGCGCTGCTGCTGGCGATCATCGTCGTGCAGGGCTGGAACATCGCCGACTACCCCACCCTCAGCGACGACGAGGGCACCTATCTCGCCCAGGCCTGGGCCGTGCAGCAGGGCAAGGGCCTCGCCCCCTACACGTACTGGTACGACCACCCGCCCCTCGGCTGGATCCAGCTGGCCGCCCTGACCTGGATACCCGCCCACCTCGACCCCTCGCTGATGACGGTCGGCCCGATGCGGATGGCGATGCCCGCGGTCACCGCGGTCAGCGCCGTCCTCCTGTACGTCCTCGCACGCCGTCTCTCGCTGCCGCGCTGGGCGGCCGGGCTCGCGATGGTCCTCTTCGGCCTCTCGCCGCTGTCGGTCGTGCTGCAGCGCGAGATCTTCCTCGACAACATCGCGGTCATGTGGACGCTGCTCGCGTTCTGCCTCGCCGCGTCCCCGAGCCGTCACCTGTGGCACCACTTCGGGGCGGGCGTCGCCGCCGCGGCCGCCGTGCTCACCAAGGAGACGATGCTCGTCGTCCTCCCCGCCCTGCTGGTCACCATGTGGCGCCACGGCCACCGCGACACCCGCAAGTTCGCGCTCACCGGCGCCGTCACCGCCTGCGCCCTGCTCGGCCTCTTCTATCCGCTTTTTGCCCTGCTCAAGGGCGAACTCCTCCCCGGCGCGGGCCATGTCTCGCTCTGGGAGGGCATCACGTACCAGATGAGCCGCCCGGGCTCCGGCTTCGTCCTCGACCCCGGCTCCGGCTCGTACGGAGTCCTGCACTCCTGGCTCTACTACGACCGCGTACTGATCCTCGGCGGCCTCGCCGGAGCCCTGCTCCTCCTGGCCACCTGGCGCTGGTCGGTCACCGCCCGCGCCCTGGCCGGACCCGCGCTCACCGTCGCGATCCTGGCCCTGGTGGCGCTGCGCCCGAGCGGCTACCTGCCCGCGATGTACGTCATCCAGGCGCTGCCGTTCCTCGCGCTGGTCCTCGCCGGTGGCAGCGCGAGCGTGCTCCACGCGGTGCTGCGCCGACGGCGCGGCACCGCGGAGAAGCCCGCCCTCACCTGGGGGCGGCGGGTGACGGCGACCGCGCTCGTGGCGGTGGCCGCCGGGTTCGTCCTGCCGCGCTGGTACGACGGCGACCGCACCGCCGTCACCACCGACGCCAACGTCCCCTACCGGGCGGCGGCTTCCTGGCTGAGGACCGAGGTGCCGGACCCGGCGGGCACCCGGGTCCTGGTGGACGACGCGCTCTGGCTCGACCTGGTGCACGACGGTTACCGGCCCGGCCTCGGGGTCATCTGGTTCTACAAGGCGGACCTCGACCCCGCGGTGACCGCCACGATGCCGGGCGGCTGGAAGGACGTCGACTACGTCGTCGCCTCCCCGACCGTACGGCGCGACGCCGTGGACCTGCCCGACGTCAGGGCGGCCATCGAGCACTCCACACCGGTCGCCACCTTCGGCACGGGCGAGGACCGCATCGAGATCCGGCGGGTCACCGTGAGCACCACCACGTCGAGTACCGGAGGCAGTCGATGA
- a CDS encoding DUF4307 domain-containing protein: protein MSTARTQLPEGRYGRSADERADRKLKILGSVLGIVVLALIGWFAYYYVGENKISAQVITFDASADSVQVHLEVHKDADAHGYCTLRSQSADGAEVGRADFRFDQDASRIDKVVTLRTTSRGSTAELLGCHAD, encoded by the coding sequence ATGAGTACGGCGCGCACGCAGCTGCCCGAGGGCCGGTACGGCCGCTCCGCGGACGAGCGCGCCGACCGGAAACTCAAGATCCTCGGCAGCGTGCTGGGAATCGTCGTCCTCGCCCTGATCGGCTGGTTCGCCTACTACTACGTCGGCGAGAACAAGATCAGCGCCCAGGTGATCACCTTCGACGCGTCCGCCGACTCGGTCCAGGTGCACCTGGAGGTGCACAAGGACGCGGACGCGCACGGCTACTGCACCCTGCGCTCGCAGAGCGCGGACGGCGCGGAGGTGGGCCGCGCGGACTTCCGCTTCGACCAGGACGCCTCGCGCATCGACAAGGTCGTCACGCTCCGTACGACCTCTCGCGGCAGCACGGCGGAGCTGCTCGGCTGCCACGCCGACTGA